The Saxibacter everestensis genome has a window encoding:
- a CDS encoding DEAD/DEAH box helicase, with product MSDTPTSTETERAPFSELGINEKVLRALSDVGYETPTPIQAVTIPPLLEGRDVVGLAQTGTGKTAAFAVPVLSHLAERGHHGKAPAALVLAPTRELALQVAEAFASYATHLPGFTVLPVYGGQSYGPQLAGLRRGAQVVVGTPGRVIDHLKKGTMDLSQLEYLVLDEADEMLRMGFQQDVEEILATTPDSKQVALFSATMPSSIRKIASKYLNDPREITVKSKTTTGANTRQRFLSVMHSHKLDALTRILEVEEYDGIIMFVRTKSATEDLADKLRARGYTAAAINGDIPQQARERTINQLRDGQIDILVATDVAARGLDVERISLVVNYDIPHDTESYVHRIGRTGRAGRTGDAILFVTPREKHLLRSIERATRQPVSPLEMPSVEDVNASRAERFAARITEALSSEDLSTVRSVVEEYERTHDVPATEIAAALAAMVLDGQSLSVEPLPEPGSRSKGVGAGRPGSRGDRRPAGNRTTYRLDVGRAHRVQPGAIVGAIANEGGINSSDIGHIDIRSDHSLVELPSELPDSTWQALKRTRVAGELIRLRRDSGRPGRPEHGGRRDDSGRRDFGGRDRDESRGGDREYRGGKSSDGPGRKPRHKVAGRKTY from the coding sequence ATGTCTGATACCCCAACATCCACCGAGACCGAGCGCGCGCCGTTTTCCGAACTCGGAATCAACGAAAAGGTACTGCGCGCACTGAGCGACGTCGGCTACGAAACGCCGACGCCGATCCAGGCCGTGACCATCCCCCCACTGCTTGAGGGCCGCGACGTCGTCGGACTGGCGCAGACCGGTACCGGCAAGACCGCGGCGTTCGCCGTTCCCGTTCTTTCGCACCTGGCCGAGCGTGGCCATCACGGCAAGGCGCCGGCCGCACTGGTTCTGGCCCCAACCCGTGAGCTCGCCCTGCAGGTCGCCGAGGCGTTCGCCTCATACGCCACCCACCTTCCAGGTTTCACCGTTCTTCCCGTCTACGGCGGGCAGAGCTACGGTCCGCAGCTGGCGGGTCTGCGCCGAGGCGCACAGGTAGTTGTCGGAACCCCAGGCCGGGTCATCGACCACCTGAAAAAGGGCACCATGGACCTTTCGCAGCTCGAGTACCTGGTACTCGACGAGGCCGATGAGATGCTGCGGATGGGCTTCCAGCAGGACGTCGAAGAGATCCTGGCGACGACTCCGGACAGCAAGCAGGTTGCGCTGTTCTCCGCGACGATGCCCAGCTCGATCCGCAAGATTGCGTCGAAGTACCTCAACGACCCACGTGAAATCACGGTCAAGTCGAAGACCACGACCGGCGCCAACACCCGTCAGCGCTTCCTGTCCGTCATGCACTCGCACAAGCTCGATGCGCTGACCCGCATCCTCGAGGTCGAAGAGTACGACGGCATCATCATGTTTGTCCGGACGAAGTCAGCGACCGAGGACCTCGCCGACAAGCTGCGGGCTCGCGGCTACACGGCGGCGGCAATCAACGGTGATATCCCCCAGCAGGCTCGTGAACGCACGATCAATCAGCTGCGCGATGGCCAGATCGACATCCTGGTGGCGACAGATGTCGCGGCCCGCGGCCTTGACGTCGAGCGAATCAGCCTCGTTGTCAACTACGACATCCCGCACGACACCGAGTCATACGTGCACCGCATCGGCCGCACCGGCCGCGCCGGACGTACCGGCGACGCGATCCTGTTCGTCACGCCGCGGGAAAAGCACCTGCTGCGTTCCATCGAACGCGCAACCCGTCAGCCGGTCAGCCCACTGGAGATGCCAAGCGTCGAAGACGTCAATGCATCCCGGGCTGAGCGCTTCGCAGCGCGCATCACCGAGGCACTCAGCTCTGAGGACCTCAGCACGGTGCGTTCCGTTGTCGAGGAGTACGAGCGCACCCACGACGTACCGGCCACCGAGATCGCTGCCGCGCTTGCGGCCATGGTCCTCGACGGTCAGTCGCTGTCGGTTGAGCCGCTGCCCGAACCAGGCAGCCGCAGCAAGGGTGTTGGCGCGGGTCGCCCGGGCAGCCGGGGCGACCGTCGTCCGGCGGGAAACCGCACCACCTACCGGCTCGATGTCGGCCGTGCGCACCGGGTACAGCCCGGCGCCATCGTCGGTGCGATCGCGAACGAGGGCGGCATCAACTCGTCCGACATCGGCCACATCGACATCCGCTCCGACCACAGCCTGGTCGAACTTCCGAGCGAGCTTCCCGACTCGACCTGGCAGGCACTGAAGCGCACCCGGGTTGCCGGTGAGCTGATCCGGCTTCGCCGTGACTCCGGTCGTCCGGGCCGTCCGGAACACGGCGGACGACGCGACGACAGCGGGCGCCGTGACTTCGGTGGCCGTGACCGGGACGAGTCCCGTGGCGGCGACCGGGAGTACCGCGGGGGCAAGAGCTCCGACGGCCCAGGCCGCAAGCCACGGCACAAAGTAGCCGGACGCAAGACGTACTAA
- a CDS encoding glycine--tRNA ligase: protein MASPSRLDSVVALAKRRGFVFPAGEIYGGTRSAWDYGPLGVELKENIKRQWWQSVVRGRDDVVGLDSAVILPKRVWEASGHVEVFTDPLVECTNCHKRYRADHLVEEYEEKKGRAPENGLADVNCANCGVKGAWTEPQNFSGLLKTYLGAVDNEEGLHYLRPETAQGIFVNFANVLGTSRKKPPFGIGQIGKSFRNEITPGNFIFRTREFEQMEMEFFVRPGEDEEWHQYWIDERLSWYTELGINPDNLRLYEHEQDKLSHYSKRTVDIEYRFGFTGSQWGELEGVANRTDFDLSTHAEHSGADLSYFDQASGERWTPFVIEPAAGLTRSLMAFLVDAYTEDEAPNTKGGVDKRTVLKLDPRLAPIKAAVLPLSRNERLSPKAKELSAELRKTWNVDFDDAGAIGRRYRRQDEIGTPFCITVDFDTLDDDAVTIRKRDDMSQERISLDKVRGYLAQGLLGA from the coding sequence TTGGCTTCTCCCAGCCGGCTCGATTCCGTTGTAGCGCTGGCCAAGCGCCGTGGCTTCGTCTTTCCTGCAGGTGAGATCTACGGCGGTACCCGGTCGGCCTGGGACTATGGACCCCTCGGCGTCGAGTTGAAGGAAAACATCAAGCGCCAGTGGTGGCAGTCTGTTGTCAGGGGTCGCGACGATGTCGTCGGGCTCGACTCCGCAGTCATCCTGCCGAAGCGGGTCTGGGAGGCCTCCGGCCACGTGGAGGTGTTCACCGATCCGTTGGTGGAGTGCACCAATTGCCACAAGCGTTACCGCGCCGATCACCTGGTCGAAGAGTACGAGGAGAAGAAAGGGCGCGCCCCGGAGAACGGCCTGGCGGATGTCAACTGTGCGAACTGCGGCGTCAAGGGCGCCTGGACCGAACCGCAGAACTTCTCCGGCCTGCTGAAGACCTACCTCGGCGCCGTCGACAACGAAGAAGGCCTGCACTACCTTCGGCCTGAAACTGCGCAGGGTATCTTCGTTAACTTCGCGAACGTGCTCGGCACCTCACGGAAGAAGCCGCCGTTCGGCATCGGTCAGATCGGTAAGTCATTTCGGAATGAGATCACCCCGGGAAACTTCATCTTCCGTACCCGCGAGTTCGAGCAGATGGAAATGGAATTCTTTGTCAGGCCGGGCGAGGACGAGGAATGGCACCAGTACTGGATCGATGAGCGGTTGTCCTGGTACACGGAGCTCGGAATCAACCCGGACAACCTGCGTCTGTACGAACACGAGCAGGACAAGCTCTCGCACTATTCCAAGCGCACCGTCGACATCGAGTACCGGTTCGGCTTCACCGGCTCCCAGTGGGGCGAGCTGGAAGGCGTGGCGAACCGCACCGACTTCGACCTCAGCACGCATGCCGAGCATTCCGGCGCCGACCTGTCGTACTTCGACCAGGCGTCCGGCGAACGCTGGACACCGTTCGTCATCGAGCCCGCCGCCGGCCTTACCCGTTCGCTGATGGCGTTCCTTGTCGACGCGTACACCGAGGACGAGGCGCCGAACACCAAGGGTGGGGTGGACAAGCGAACCGTGCTGAAGCTCGATCCACGGCTTGCGCCGATCAAGGCTGCGGTGCTTCCGCTGAGCCGCAATGAACGGCTTTCGCCAAAGGCCAAGGAACTCTCCGCTGAGCTTCGCAAGACCTGGAACGTCGACTTCGACGATGCGGGCGCTATCGGCCGGCGCTACCGCCGGCAGGACGAAATCGGAACGCCATTCTGCATCACCGTCGATTTCGACACCCTGGATGACGACGCCGTGACCATTCGGAAACGCGATGACATGAGCCAGGAGCGGATTTCACTCGACAAGGTTCGAGGCTATCTGGCACAGGGTCTACTCGGGGCCTGA
- a CDS encoding YibE/F family protein translates to MAAGHSHGADLRPATRRDRIRRRKAMLGMLVIIVPIGVATVIGLFALWPSGEPPRVDFNDPTSLAPGVSYSEATVSAVEHRPCTEEEGGGDCVDVDITVAGGQTGSMYVPPEVAASGIDPGDDLKVLSFPDAETQEASNSNFEYIFVDFDRDFPFVALAVAYAVVVVAVARLRGLRALVGLVIAYLVMVKFMLPALVAGEQPVLVALVSSTAIMYVVLYLAHGVSARTTTALLGTLAGIGLTVGLGFWAADAAHLNGIGSEDSYTLASNTDMQLGSLVLCGMIIAGLGVLNDVTITQASAVWELSEGARNRSARELYGSAMRIGRDHIASTVYTVAFAVAGGALPAMVLITMYSRSFLESLTFGELAEELARTLVGSIGLVLAIPITTLIAVVVVRAVSRREPDDERMPDPLPASGG, encoded by the coding sequence ATGGCGGCAGGACACTCACACGGCGCTGACCTGCGTCCGGCGACCAGGCGTGACCGGATCAGACGCCGCAAGGCGATGCTCGGCATGCTGGTCATCATTGTCCCAATCGGCGTGGCAACCGTCATCGGTCTGTTCGCGTTGTGGCCGAGTGGCGAACCGCCGCGGGTCGACTTCAACGATCCCACGTCGCTGGCACCGGGGGTCTCCTATTCGGAGGCGACAGTTTCCGCGGTGGAACACCGCCCCTGCACAGAGGAGGAAGGCGGCGGCGACTGCGTCGACGTCGACATCACGGTCGCCGGCGGCCAGACCGGCTCGATGTACGTTCCGCCCGAGGTGGCGGCATCCGGCATCGACCCCGGCGACGATCTCAAGGTGCTGTCGTTCCCCGATGCCGAGACCCAGGAAGCTTCCAACAGCAACTTCGAGTACATTTTCGTCGACTTCGATCGTGACTTCCCGTTCGTTGCTCTCGCGGTCGCCTATGCGGTAGTCGTCGTCGCGGTCGCTAGGTTGCGCGGGCTCAGGGCGCTGGTCGGACTGGTCATCGCCTATCTCGTGATGGTGAAGTTCATGCTGCCTGCCCTGGTCGCCGGCGAGCAACCGGTCCTCGTGGCACTCGTCTCATCGACTGCCATCATGTACGTCGTGCTGTACCTGGCTCACGGTGTCTCGGCCAGGACGACGACCGCACTGCTGGGCACGCTCGCCGGCATCGGGCTCACAGTCGGCCTCGGGTTCTGGGCAGCCGACGCGGCTCATCTGAACGGCATTGGCAGTGAGGACAGTTACACGCTCGCGTCCAATACCGATATGCAGCTGGGGTCGCTGGTGCTCTGCGGCATGATCATCGCGGGACTCGGCGTGCTGAACGATGTGACGATTACCCAGGCCTCGGCCGTCTGGGAGCTTTCAGAAGGCGCAAGGAACCGCAGCGCCAGAGAGCTTTACGGCTCGGCGATGCGGATCGGCCGGGACCATATCGCCTCGACCGTGTACACGGTCGCGTTCGCGGTTGCCGGCGGCGCGTTGCCGGCAATGGTGCTGATCACTATGTACAGCCGGTCGTTCCTGGAGTCCCTGACCTTCGGCGAGTTGGCCGAGGAGCTCGCCCGGACGCTGGTTGGTTCGATAGGGCTCGTGTTGGCGATCCCGATCACCACGCTGATCGCCGTCGTCGTGGTGCGGGCAGTGTCCAGGCGTGAGCCGGACGATGAGCGAATGCCGGATCCGCTGCCGGCCTCCGGCGGCTAG
- the dusB gene encoding tRNA dihydrouridine synthase DusB, which translates to MTLPTPVVLAPMAGITNAAFRRLCREYGGGLYVSEMVTSRALVERTPESMRLIHHDDDERPRSVQLYGVDPATIAAAIRMLVDEDRADHIDLNFGCPVPKVTRRGGGSALPWKIDLFTAIVTSAVREASRGGIPLTVKMRKGIDADHLTYLDAGRIARDAGVASIALHARTAADFYSGTADWSSISRLKDSLGDTVPVLGNGDIFSAEDALDMMAQTGCDGVVVGRGCQGRPWLFGDLAAAFRGDPTRIRPGLVDVAATVYRHGELLAEHFADENRGMRDLRKHMAWYFKGYAVGGDARRALAMVSSLAELRERLDALDLSVPYPGADAEGSRGRAGSPKKPALPEGWLNDRELSGERRAVLAGAELDISGG; encoded by the coding sequence ATGACGCTGCCGACCCCCGTTGTGTTGGCGCCGATGGCTGGTATCACCAACGCCGCATTTCGCAGGTTGTGCCGTGAGTACGGCGGGGGACTGTACGTGTCCGAGATGGTGACCTCCCGCGCCCTGGTGGAGCGCACCCCGGAATCCATGCGGCTGATTCACCATGACGACGACGAGCGCCCCCGCTCGGTCCAGCTCTACGGAGTGGACCCGGCGACCATTGCGGCCGCGATCCGGATGCTGGTCGACGAGGACAGAGCCGATCACATCGACCTGAACTTCGGCTGTCCGGTGCCCAAGGTGACCCGCCGCGGCGGGGGGTCGGCGCTGCCCTGGAAGATCGACCTGTTCACCGCGATCGTAACCTCGGCAGTGCGTGAGGCATCCCGCGGCGGCATCCCGCTCACTGTGAAGATGCGCAAGGGGATCGACGCCGATCACCTGACCTATCTCGATGCCGGGCGGATCGCGCGGGATGCCGGCGTGGCGTCCATCGCGCTGCACGCCCGGACCGCCGCCGATTTCTACTCCGGTACGGCCGACTGGTCGTCGATCTCCCGGCTGAAGGATTCCCTGGGCGACACGGTGCCGGTGCTCGGCAACGGCGACATCTTCTCCGCCGAGGACGCACTTGACATGATGGCCCAGACCGGCTGCGACGGGGTCGTGGTGGGGCGTGGCTGCCAGGGTCGGCCATGGCTTTTCGGTGACCTGGCCGCCGCTTTCCGGGGTGACCCGACGCGGATCCGACCCGGTCTCGTAGACGTCGCCGCGACGGTCTACCGGCATGGCGAGCTGCTGGCCGAGCACTTTGCCGACGAGAACCGGGGCATGCGTGACCTGCGCAAGCACATGGCCTGGTACTTCAAAGGCTACGCGGTCGGCGGCGATGCGCGGCGCGCGCTGGCAATGGTTTCAAGTCTTGCCGAGCTGCGCGAGCGTCTCGACGCGCTCGACCTGAGCGTTCCATACCCGGGCGCCGATGCCGAAGGCTCGCGCGGACGTGCGGGGAGCCCGAAGAAGCCTGCGCTGCCTGAAGGCTGGCTGAATGATCGGGAACTCAGCGGTGAACGGCGTGCCGTTCTGGCCGGCGCCGAATTAGACATTTCAGGAGGATGA
- a CDS encoding deoxyguanosinetriphosphate triphosphohydrolase, translating into MGDTVTPVAQYSDFDQERWITETAKNPRRSAFQRDRARVVHSSGLRRLGAKTQVVSPGSDDFVRTRLTHSLEVAQVGRELARYLGCDPDVVDAACLSHDLGHPPFGHNGEIALASLAKDIGGFEGNAQTLRLLTRLEAKVLAPGENGPSAGLNLTRATLDAVSKYPWPRSQAPEIAGESSSVQKFGVYEDDREVFAWLRQDAPIRVRCLEAQLMDLADDISYSVHDVEDAVVGRSLDLGSLDDADLRDELASTTRRWYLPEVGEDELLASLDRLRSAAYWPRAWDGSRRAQAGLKHMTSQLIGRFAAAAEHATREEYGYESLNRYAGNLVVPRDTLTEISVLKGLATVSVMVAADRQQIQKYQQQVLVDLVGYAADHPESLEPMFSADYAVADNDDARLRVVIDQVASLTDNSAWGWYHAIHAGDGDLSGLG; encoded by the coding sequence ATGGGTGATACGGTCACGCCCGTTGCGCAGTACAGCGACTTCGATCAGGAACGGTGGATCACCGAAACGGCCAAGAATCCGCGGCGAAGCGCCTTTCAGCGGGACCGTGCCCGGGTCGTGCACTCTTCCGGGCTGCGTCGGCTCGGCGCCAAGACCCAGGTGGTCTCGCCGGGCAGTGACGATTTCGTCCGTACCCGGCTGACCCACAGCCTCGAGGTAGCGCAGGTCGGCCGTGAACTTGCCCGCTACTTGGGCTGCGACCCGGACGTGGTCGACGCTGCCTGCCTGTCCCACGATCTTGGCCACCCGCCGTTCGGTCACAATGGCGAGATCGCACTGGCGAGCCTGGCCAAGGACATCGGGGGATTCGAGGGCAATGCCCAGACGCTGCGCCTGCTCACCCGGCTGGAGGCGAAGGTGCTCGCTCCCGGTGAGAACGGTCCGTCAGCCGGCCTGAACCTGACTCGCGCCACTCTCGATGCAGTGTCGAAGTACCCCTGGCCGCGATCCCAGGCACCGGAGATCGCCGGCGAATCGTCCAGCGTGCAGAAGTTCGGCGTATACGAGGATGACCGTGAGGTGTTCGCGTGGCTCCGCCAGGATGCGCCGATCAGGGTTCGCTGCCTGGAAGCCCAACTGATGGACCTCGCGGACGATATCTCGTATTCAGTCCATGACGTCGAGGACGCCGTAGTGGGACGCTCGCTCGACCTGGGCTCACTCGACGATGCCGACCTCCGAGACGAACTGGCCTCGACGACCAGGCGCTGGTATCTGCCCGAGGTCGGGGAAGACGAGCTGCTCGCCTCACTGGACCGGCTGCGTTCCGCTGCCTACTGGCCGAGAGCGTGGGACGGCAGCCGGCGGGCCCAGGCCGGGCTCAAACACATGACGTCACAGCTGATCGGGCGCTTCGCCGCCGCTGCCGAACATGCCACCCGGGAAGAGTACGGCTACGAGTCGCTCAACCGCTATGCCGGTAACCTCGTGGTGCCGCGTGACACCCTGACCGAGATCAGCGTGCTGAAAGGACTCGCTACGGTGTCGGTTATGGTTGCCGCCGACCGGCAGCAGATCCAGAAGTACCAGCAACAGGTCCTGGTCGATCTGGTCGGATACGCCGCCGACCATCCCGAGTCGCTGGAGCCGATGTTCTCGGCCGACTATGCCGTTGCCGACAACGACGACGCTCGTTTGCGGGTGGTCATCGACCAGGTGGCTTCGCTGACCGACAACTCCGCCTGGGGCTGGTATCACGCCATCCACGCGGGCGACGGCGACTTGTCCGGGCTAGGGTAA
- the dnaG gene encoding DNA primase: MAGLIRRDDIDEVRSRVRIDEVVGHHVTLKSAGVGSMKGLCPFHDERSPSFHVRPQVGLYHCFGCGESGDVFTFLQKIDHATFSEAVERLAAQVGVQLRYEDGDGPKREDVGRRQRLIQANQAADTFFQQQLGSAEAAAGRQFLAERGFSKQAAEHFGVGYAPKGWDSLLKHLRGRGFTEAELSASGLMSQGNRGLYDRFRGRLIWPIRDLTGDTIGFGARKLYEDDQGPKYLNTPDTALYRKQQVLYGIDLAKRDIGKKRQLVVVEGYTDVMACHLAGVTTAVATCGTAFGTDHIKVARRLISDSQTFGGEVVFTFDGDAAGRKAALRAFSEDQRFVAQTFVAVEPSGADPCELRQQHGDAAVVNLVKSRRPLFEFAIVSTLASFDLNTVEGRVASLRAAAPVVAGIRDSALRPGYARFLAGRIGIDVEEVLRAVQAASRRGSGSQGEDGRPQGSSSATGGRRQDSTDPVAQVERGALQVVLQHPLSVKAEAFDLLDGQVFRSPAHRAVHDAIRAAGGLAAGQQSPSAWPEKVRTAASEVVSNLVGELAVRPLPTDDEGIERYCRAIMAKLLDLDMTRIAAELHGRLQRLDPTTDAEESLKVLTQLQELEARRARNRADSQG, from the coding sequence GTGGCAGGACTGATCAGACGTGACGACATCGATGAGGTGCGCTCACGGGTGCGGATTGACGAAGTCGTCGGCCATCATGTGACGCTGAAATCTGCCGGTGTTGGCTCGATGAAGGGGCTGTGCCCATTCCACGATGAACGCTCACCGTCGTTCCACGTGCGGCCACAGGTTGGGCTGTACCACTGCTTCGGCTGCGGCGAAAGCGGAGACGTTTTCACCTTTCTGCAAAAGATTGACCACGCAACCTTCAGTGAGGCTGTCGAACGCCTGGCGGCACAGGTCGGTGTGCAGCTGCGCTACGAGGACGGGGACGGGCCAAAGCGGGAGGACGTGGGGCGCCGGCAGCGCCTGATCCAGGCTAACCAGGCGGCCGACACGTTCTTCCAGCAACAGCTGGGCAGCGCCGAGGCGGCAGCCGGGCGCCAGTTCCTTGCCGAACGCGGGTTCAGCAAGCAGGCCGCCGAACACTTCGGCGTCGGCTACGCGCCAAAGGGTTGGGATTCCTTGCTGAAGCACTTGCGCGGCCGGGGGTTCACCGAGGCCGAGCTGAGCGCGTCCGGGCTGATGAGCCAAGGAAACCGCGGACTCTACGACCGTTTCCGCGGCCGGCTGATCTGGCCGATCCGCGACCTCACCGGCGACACGATCGGGTTCGGCGCCCGCAAGCTTTACGAAGATGACCAGGGGCCGAAGTATCTCAACACCCCGGACACCGCGCTGTACCGCAAACAGCAGGTGCTCTACGGTATCGACCTGGCAAAACGGGACATCGGCAAGAAGCGACAGCTTGTTGTGGTCGAGGGCTACACCGACGTGATGGCGTGCCATCTTGCCGGCGTCACCACGGCGGTTGCGACCTGCGGCACGGCGTTCGGCACGGATCACATCAAGGTCGCCCGCCGGCTGATCTCTGACTCACAGACCTTCGGTGGCGAGGTGGTCTTCACCTTCGATGGCGATGCCGCTGGCCGAAAGGCGGCGCTGCGCGCGTTCTCCGAGGACCAGCGTTTCGTCGCTCAGACGTTCGTCGCGGTGGAGCCGAGCGGCGCCGATCCGTGCGAGCTGCGGCAACAGCACGGCGATGCGGCCGTGGTCAATCTGGTGAAGTCCCGTCGTCCGCTGTTCGAGTTCGCCATCGTGTCGACGCTTGCCAGCTTCGATCTCAACACGGTGGAAGGGCGCGTTGCCTCCCTTCGTGCGGCCGCGCCCGTTGTGGCCGGCATCCGGGACAGTGCGCTGCGTCCGGGCTATGCACGGTTTCTGGCCGGAAGGATCGGCATCGACGTCGAAGAGGTGCTTCGCGCCGTTCAGGCGGCATCCCGGCGCGGTTCGGGTTCCCAGGGCGAGGACGGCCGGCCCCAGGGCTCATCTTCGGCGACGGGCGGACGCCGGCAGGACTCCACGGACCCGGTCGCCCAGGTCGAGCGCGGGGCGCTCCAGGTGGTGCTGCAGCACCCCTTGTCGGTGAAGGCCGAGGCTTTCGACCTGCTCGACGGACAGGTTTTCCGCTCGCCGGCGCACCGTGCCGTCCATGACGCGATCCGGGCCGCCGGCGGGCTGGCCGCGGGACAGCAAAGCCCTTCAGCCTGGCCGGAGAAGGTGCGGACGGCTGCCTCGGAGGTGGTGTCGAACCTGGTCGGCGAGCTGGCCGTGCGTCCGCTGCCAACCGATGACGAGGGCATCGAGCGCTACTGCCGGGCAATCATGGCCAAGCTACTCGACCTGGACATGACCCGGATCGCCGCGGAACTACACGGCAGGCTGCAGCGGCTCGACCCGACGACCGACGCTGAAGAGTCGCTGAAGGTGCTTACTCAGCTGCAGGAGCTTGAGGCGCGGCGGGCTCGGAACCGGGCCGATAGTCAGGGCTGA
- a CDS encoding glycosyltransferase: MFPQQSSEPLRIVIGAETYAPEVNGAARFAQRLATGLAQHGHEVHVICPAATGTVSDTEEDGVIVHRLRSHRWYPHPTWQICFPWETKPAVQALLEEIQPDVVHVQAHFVIGRFLIKGAKRRGIPLAATNHFMPDNVAPYVSVPKPILDAGIRWAWRDLRKQFQKADVITTPTQLAADLLTEHGFNHEIRAISCGIDLSGFTPATVDTSAAAKDKDARTVLFVGRLAEEKHVDQIIKAVALTDPALNVRAEIVGSGEQLENLENLARSLGVANRVSFLGKISDEELAKAYARCTLFCLPGTAELQSIATLEAMATGKPVVLADAVALPHLVREGYNGYLFTPGVTVELAEQISKIAALDADALAAMGEASATMVAKHDIGNTLKSFEEIYRSIPAGHRR; the protein is encoded by the coding sequence ATGTTTCCTCAACAGAGTTCCGAGCCACTCCGCATCGTCATCGGTGCCGAAACTTATGCCCCTGAGGTCAATGGTGCGGCGCGGTTCGCCCAGCGTCTGGCGACCGGGTTGGCGCAGCACGGCCATGAGGTTCACGTCATCTGCCCCGCGGCCACCGGCACCGTCTCCGACACCGAGGAAGATGGCGTCATCGTCCACCGGTTGCGATCGCACCGCTGGTACCCGCATCCGACCTGGCAGATCTGTTTCCCGTGGGAGACCAAACCTGCCGTACAAGCGCTGCTCGAAGAGATACAGCCCGACGTGGTTCACGTTCAGGCGCATTTCGTAATCGGTCGCTTCCTGATCAAGGGGGCGAAGCGGCGCGGCATCCCTCTCGCCGCCACCAACCACTTCATGCCGGACAACGTGGCCCCCTACGTTTCGGTACCGAAGCCAATTCTGGATGCCGGCATCCGCTGGGCCTGGCGAGACTTGCGCAAGCAGTTCCAGAAGGCGGACGTGATCACAACTCCGACCCAACTTGCCGCCGACCTTCTCACGGAACATGGCTTCAACCACGAGATCCGGGCGATCTCCTGCGGGATCGACCTCTCCGGCTTTACCCCGGCGACCGTGGACACTTCCGCCGCAGCGAAGGACAAGGACGCTCGGACAGTGCTCTTCGTTGGGCGCCTCGCGGAGGAGAAGCACGTCGACCAGATCATCAAGGCGGTGGCGCTCACCGATCCGGCATTGAACGTACGCGCGGAAATCGTCGGGTCGGGCGAACAACTGGAGAATCTGGAAAACCTCGCCCGCTCCCTCGGAGTAGCCAACCGGGTCTCGTTCCTCGGTAAGATCTCCGACGAAGAACTTGCCAAGGCATACGCTCGTTGCACCCTGTTCTGCCTTCCCGGCACCGCCGAGCTGCAAAGCATCGCCACCCTTGAGGCGATGGCCACCGGAAAGCCCGTCGTGCTGGCCGACGCCGTCGCGCTTCCGCACCTGGTCCGCGAAGGCTACAACGGCTACCTCTTCACGCCGGGGGTGACAGTAGAACTGGCAGAACAGATCAGCAAGATTGCGGCGCTCGATGCCGATGCGCTCGCCGCCATGGGCGAGGCCAGTGCGACCATGGTCGCCAAACACGACATCGGAAACACGCTGAAGAGCTTCGAGGAGATCTACCGGTCGATTCCGGCCGGGCATAGACGCTGA
- a CDS encoding multidrug transporter — protein MTALAVVLALTSAVCLAFGAHFQHGAVQTQERTGSFKFKHLLELAKDRRWLLGLGVLGLGMLLNVVALSIAPVMVVQPMGTFSLIVAVLMGMTLRGLKFKRRVLAAVLVCTVGLGLFVTLSALNAHSPLLTGPEALPVTVLTLTVSAVFGLVALLRKKSGNLFYIIAAGVLFGCVAASVHLVGQQLLNGLDTVSWECFIGIIAAGLLGSWFVQTAYASGPPELVIAGLTVIDPIVAVIIGAIVLQEASKVSPVILTLMIVCGACAVGGVLVLSRYHPDVLESKSETTSIGPSTKSP, from the coding sequence GTGACAGCTCTTGCTGTGGTCCTCGCCCTCACCTCGGCGGTTTGCCTGGCATTCGGTGCGCATTTCCAACATGGCGCGGTGCAGACTCAGGAGCGAACCGGGAGCTTCAAGTTCAAGCACCTGCTCGAGCTTGCGAAGGACCGGCGCTGGTTGCTCGGGCTCGGCGTCCTCGGACTGGGGATGCTGCTGAACGTCGTGGCGCTGTCCATCGCGCCAGTGATGGTGGTTCAGCCGATGGGAACGTTTTCTCTAATTGTGGCCGTACTCATGGGCATGACTCTCCGCGGGCTCAAGTTCAAGCGCCGTGTACTCGCCGCCGTGCTCGTCTGCACAGTTGGCCTGGGGCTCTTCGTCACGCTGTCGGCGCTCAACGCGCACTCACCACTGCTCACCGGTCCTGAAGCCCTGCCGGTGACCGTCCTGACGCTGACAGTGAGCGCTGTTTTCGGTCTCGTCGCCCTGCTTCGGAAGAAGTCAGGCAATCTCTTCTATATCATTGCTGCCGGCGTCCTGTTCGGTTGCGTGGCGGCGAGCGTCCACCTGGTCGGCCAGCAACTACTCAATGGCCTGGACACCGTCAGCTGGGAGTGCTTCATCGGCATCATCGCCGCGGGGCTGCTCGGCTCGTGGTTCGTCCAGACCGCGTACGCTTCCGGCCCACCCGAGCTGGTGATCGCTGGCCTGACCGTTATCGACCCGATTGTTGCCGTCATCATCGGGGCAATCGTCCTGCAGGAAGCCAGCAAGGTCTCTCCTGTAATTTTGACCCTGATGATTGTGTGCGGCGCCTGCGCAGTCGGCGGCGTGCTCGTCCTCTCCCGCTACCACCCCGATGTACTCGAATCAAAAAGTGAGACCACCAGTATCGGACCATCGACAAAATCCCCATGA